AGATTCGGCTATCTGTGTGGGTGTGTTCCTGTTATTGATATTTTACCGGCATACTTTGTCGGCGAGTCTCTCAAAAGAAAAAGAAAGTAGTAAATAAATGCGGAATAAATTGCGCAGATACGGTGTCGTATTGTTGACGGCGGCTTTGGTGGTTTCCTGTAGTAAGGTGCCTGATGGTATTTTGTCGGAAAAGGAGATGAAGGCTGTCCTGATCGATATGCAGCTGGCGGAAGCCATGATCAGTACCGACTATAAGAAGTATAGCGACGATGCTGAGAAGGAAGTGCTTTATCAGTCCGTATTTCGCAAGCATAATATCGAACAGGCTGTTTACGACAGTTCGCTGGTTTGGTACGGGCGTAACCTGGATGTGTATATGCAGGTATACGACCTGGTGCTGGCAGAACTGAACGAACGGCAGAAGGCATTGGGGGATGTGCAGGCTAGTGCCGCTCCCGTATCCAAGCAGGATTCGGTGGATATCTGGCCGCGCCTTACGTATCTTACCTTCGAGCCGAGGGCTGTATTCAACGGGATAACGGTCGATATCAAGCCGGAGACGAATTATCCGTCCGGCAGTACGTTTGTCTTGGGTATGCGTGTCTGGGGATTGAACGACGCGATGAAGGGTCGTCCGGTAATCAGGCTGAGTGCCAACCAGGGAGATACGACCATCGTTGTAAACGAAAAGATTCTGCATGACGGTTATCATGAGACGGTTCTCCGTACGATACCGACCAAGCAGGTCAGAAGCGTATTCGGTTCTATCCGCCTGGAAGGAAAAGGTGATTCCGCCTCTTATTTCAAGATATATGTGGATAGCCTGAACCTGATGCGGTATAACTACGGACGCTATACCGTCGGGACGGACTCTCTAAAAAACGCCAAACAATAATTTGACTGCACCGATGCGCAGGATCGCTTCCCATTATATATACTGGCAGAAATGGTATCGCATGCATTATCTGGAACTGGATGCGGAAGGCTGTCTGGTCGGTGTTTTTCCCCTGGAACAGGAGATAGCGAATACTGAATTTTATGACGGTACATTGATCCTTGTACCTTCGGAGACGGATTATCCGCCTTCCGGAGCTTTCTCTACGGAGTGGCTGACTGTCTCAGACTCCGTGGTTGTTTCCTCTCCGGTGAATGTCTACTGGTTAGCCGGTGTTTCCCCTGCGACGTCTGAACTCGGCGCAGACCACGGCTGTGGCGATTGCCACGTTCAGAGACTCTGACGTTTCTCTTTCTTGGGGATAATTGGGTATATAGAGCTTTTCATTCACGAGCGTTTCCGTTTCGGGGCGGATGCCGTTCCCTTCATTTCCCATAATGATAATGCCTGTTTCTGACAGTTCTTTGGCGTATATGTTCTCTCCGTCGAGGAATGTTCCGTATAGCGGTACCTGCTGTTCCGCTTGTTTTTGCAGATAAACGTGCAGGTCTGTGTAATGGACCTTTACGTGGACGAGTGCTCCCATGGTCGCCTGTACTGTCTTGGGACTGAATGCATCGGCTGTATCCTGGCTGCAGACGATATGTTCGATGCCGAACCAGTCGGCAAGCCGTATGATCGTTCCCAGGTTGCCGGGATCCTGTATGCCGTCGAGAGCCAGGATGAGCTGATTTTGGGGATCGGCGTCTTCCAATGACCAGGCGGGACGTTGGAAAACGGCCAGTACGTCTTGCGGGTTCTTCAGGAAGCTGGCTTTGCGTATATCGTCGTCATCGGCTTCCAGCAGTTCTTTGGCGGGAATATCGCCTTGCGTTGCCATCCATGACGGTTTGGCGATCAGCAGGTCGCATTCGAATGCATGCAGCATATCTGCCACCAGTTTATTCCCTTCGGCTACAAACGTGTTTGTCTCGTTGCGAAACTTCTTTAATTCTAATGAACGTATCTGTTTTACTTTTGACTTACTCAGCATCTTTACTCTTTTTACAAAGCAAAAGTAAGGGATTTTATTTAATTTCAGTTACATTTGCGTGCGTAAAAGGTCGAATGATGAAGGGAACCCTCCATATATTATATTTCATATGCCTTGTTTGGATACTGGCCGCCTGCAGTACGACAAAATATGTCGGTGACGGTGAATATCTGCTTGATAAAGTGGAGATCGTCTCTGATAATAAAG
This is a stretch of genomic DNA from Parabacteroides chongii. It encodes these proteins:
- a CDS encoding DUF4296 domain-containing protein → MRNKLRRYGVVLLTAALVVSCSKVPDGILSEKEMKAVLIDMQLAEAMISTDYKKYSDDAEKEVLYQSVFRKHNIEQAVYDSSLVWYGRNLDVYMQVYDLVLAELNERQKALGDVQASAAPVSKQDSVDIWPRLTYLTFEPRAVFNGITVDIKPETNYPSGSTFVLGMRVWGLNDAMKGRPVIRLSANQGDTTIVVNEKILHDGYHETVLRTIPTKQVRSVFGSIRLEGKGDSASYFKIYVDSLNLMRYNYGRYTVGTDSLKNAKQ
- a CDS encoding TrmH family RNA methyltransferase; the encoded protein is MLSKSKVKQIRSLELKKFRNETNTFVAEGNKLVADMLHAFECDLLIAKPSWMATQGDIPAKELLEADDDDIRKASFLKNPQDVLAVFQRPAWSLEDADPQNQLILALDGIQDPGNLGTIIRLADWFGIEHIVCSQDTADAFSPKTVQATMGALVHVKVHYTDLHVYLQKQAEQQVPLYGTFLDGENIYAKELSETGIIIMGNEGNGIRPETETLVNEKLYIPNYPQERETSESLNVAIATAVVCAEFRRRRGNTG